One segment of Mastomys coucha isolate ucsf_1 unplaced genomic scaffold, UCSF_Mcou_1 pScaffold23, whole genome shotgun sequence DNA contains the following:
- the Ccr8 gene encoding C-C chemokine receptor type 8 produces MEYTLEPNVTMTDYYPDFSTAPCDTEFLLRGNTLYLAILYCLLFVLGLLGNCLVILVLVGCKKLRGITDIYLLNLAASDLLFVFSIPFQTHNLLDQWVFGTAMCKVVSGLYYIGFFSSMFFITLMSVDRYLAIVHAVYAIKVRRASVGTALSLAVWLAAVAAAIPLMVFYQVSSEDGMLQCFQFYEEQSLRWKLFTHFEINALGLLLPFAILLFCYIRILQQLRGCLNHNRTRAIKLVLTIVVVSLLFWVPFNVALFLTSLHDLHILDGCATRQKLALAIHVTEAISFTHCCVNPVIYALIGEKFKKHLMDVFQKSCSHIFLYVGRQMSVGALERQLSSNQRSSHSSTLDDIL; encoded by the coding sequence ATGGAGTACACGCTGGAGCCCAACGTCACGATGACGGACTACTACCCGGATTTCTCGACCGCCCCCTGTGACACAGAGTTCCTCCTCAGAGGCAACACGTTGTATCTGGCCATCTTGTACTGCCTCTTGTTTGTGCTCGGCCTTCTGGGAAACTGCCTGGTCATCTTAGTCCTCGTGGGCTGCAAGAAACTGAGGGGTATCACAGACATCTACCTCCTGAACCTGGCTGCTTCCGACCTGCTCTTTGTCTTCTCTATTCCCTTCCAGACCCACAACCTGCTGGACCAGTGGGTGTTTGGGACTGCGATGTGTAAGGTGGTCTCTGGCCTTTATTACATTGGTTTTTTCAGCAGCATGTTCTTCATCACCCTCATGAGTGTGGACAGGTACCTGGCTATTGTCCACGCTGTCTATGCCATCAAGGTGAGGAGGGCCAGCGTGGGCACAGCCCTGAGCCTCGCAGTGTGGCTGGCTGCGGTTGCAGCCGCCATCCCGTTGATGGTTTTTTACCAAGTGTCCTCTGAAGATGGCATGCTACAATGTTTCCAGTTTTATGAAGAGCAGTCTTTGAGGTGGAAGCTCTTCACGCACTTTGAAATCAATGCCTTGGGTCTGCTGCTCCCCTTCGCTATCCTCCTGTTCTGCTACATCAGGATCCTGCAGCAGCTGCGAGGCTGCCTGAACCACAACAGGACCAGAGCCATCAAGCTGGTGCTCACCATAGTCGTTGTGTCTTTACTCTTCTGGGTCCCATTCAACGTAGCCCTCTTCCTCACATCCCTGCACGACCTGCACATCTTGGATGGATGTGCCACGAGGCAGAAGCTGGCTCTGGCCATCCATGTCACAGAGGCCATCTCTTTTACACACTGCTGCGTGAACCCAGTCATTTATGCACTCATAGGAGAGAAGTTCAAGAAACACCTCATGGATGTGTTTCAAAAGAGCTGCAGCCACATCTTCCTCTATGTAGGGAGACAAATGTCAGTGGGGGCGTTGGAAAGGCAGCTGTCCTCGAACCAGCGATCTTCCCACTCTTCCACCCTGGACGACATCTTGTAA